TGGTTTCTGGTCCTTTGAGGGTGTTGCCGCAGCGCACATCATTCTTTCTGGTCTGCTGTTCTTGGCAGCTTGCTGGCACTGGGTCTATTGGGACCTAGAGCTGTTCCGCGATCCCCGTACGGGTGAGCCGGCGCTCGACTTGCCGAAGATGTTCGGCATTCACCTGTTCTTGTCTGGTCTACTGTGCTTTGGCTTTGGTGCGTTCCACCTCTCGGGCCTGTTTGGTCCGGGGATGTGGGTCTCTGATCCCTATGGCTTGACGGGAAGTATCCAGCCTGTGGCGCCTGAATGGGGACCGGCAGGTTTCAACCCGTTCAATCCGGGCGGTATTGTGGCTCACCACATTGCTGCGGGGGTTGTTGGCATTATTGCGGGTCTGTTCCACCTCAGTGTTCGTCCGCCTGAGCGTCTCTACCGGGCGCTGCGGATGGGTAACATTGAGACGGTGCTTTCTAGCAGTATTGCTGCGGTTTTCTTTGCGGCGTTTGTGGTTGCTGGCACCATGTGGTACGGCAGCGCAGCTACGCCCATTGAGCTGTTTGGTCCGACGCGCTATCAGTGGGATAACAATTACTTCCAACAGGAAATCGATCGCCGCGTTCAGGCTGAAATTGCGGATGGCAAGAGCCTTGATGATGCTTGGGCTGCGATTCCTGAGAAGCTTGCTTTCTACGACTATGTGGGCAACAACCCTGCTAAGGGTGGTTTGTTCCGCACCGGCCCGATGATCAAGGGTGATGGTGTTGCTGTGGCTTGGCAAGGCCACCCGGTCTTCAAGGATGGTGAGGGTCGCGAGCTGACGGTTCGTCGTCTGCCCAACTTCTTTGAAACGTTCCCGGTGCTGCTGACGGATTCTGAAGGGATTGTTCGCGCTGACATTCCTTTCCGTCGGGCTGAGTCGAAGTACAGCTTTGAGCAGACTGGCGTTACGGTTGCCTTCTACGGCGGTGAGCTGGATGGTCAATCCTTCAGCGATCCCGCGACGGTGAAGAAGTATGCCCGTAAGGCTCAATTGGGTGAAATCTTCGAGTTCGATCGCGAAGTTGCTGAGTCTGATGGTGTGTTCCGTACTAGCCCCCGTGGCTGGTTTACGTACGGCCATGCTGTGTTCGCTCTGCTGTTCTTCTTTGGCCATATTTGGCACGGTTCTCGGACGCTGTTCCGCGACGTGTTTGCGGGTGTGGATCCGGAGCTGTCTGAAGAGCAGGTCGAGTGGGGCTTCTATGCGAAGGTGGGTGATAAGTCCACTCGTAAAGCAAAGGAAGCAGCTTAGGACTGTTTCTGGATCGGCGATGATCTTCGCTTGATGTTATGAGAATGATCTGATTGTGCCTCCTAGTTAATGGAGCGCGGTTAGATCATTCTCATCTGTTCGTTGATACACTGAGTATTAGGCTGACACACCAGGACTTTTGCCATGGAAGCTGTTGCATACATTTTGATTTTGACTTTGGCGATCGGCGTTCTCTTTTTCGCGATCGCTTTCCGTGAGCCTCCTCGTATCGGAAAGAGCTAAACCTTGATTTCGCAGGACCTCTCAGACCTCATGAATTCTTGGAAAGGTTGAACGTGAGACTGTGGGTCAATCGATTTTCTGCAAGTCTGAGCCATCTGAGTCTGCCGTTAGGCAACAGTTTTCTAAACTGCTTGGATCTGGCTCAGATTTTTGCGTTAAGCACGGATAAAAAGTGCTGATTTTGAAGGCTTGAGCGCGTTGTCACCTCATTTTTTAGATTGAGGACTCTCTGTATGCGGTGCCCTTTCTGTCAACACACGGATAGTCGAGTCCTAGAGTCTCGCTCTGCGGAAGCTGGTCAAAGTGTCCGGCGCCGCCGGGAGTGTTTGCAGTGCAATCGCCGCTTTACGACGTATGAGCGTATAGAGTTCGTCCCGATCACGGTATTAAAACGAGATGGTCAGCGAGAGTCCTTCGATCGCTCAAAGCTTGTCCATGGCATTACGCGAGCTTGTGAGAAAACGGGGGTCTTGGCGGAGCAAATTGAGACTTTGGTCGATGAAATTGAGGCGGAGCTTCAGCAGCAGGTTGTGCGTGAGGTTAGCAGTAACGAGATTGGTGAGCTTGTGCTGCGATCGCTGCAGTCTTTGAGTGAGGTGGCCTACGTCCGATTTGCTTCGGTATATCGACAGTTTCGAGGAATTCGGGACTTCATTGACACGCTGGATCATCTCCAGGAGCATAAGGGGCACGTTGATCATTCCCGAGAGGATGCTGTCTCGGAGGAAAGCGATCGTCCCATTTCTAGCTCGCTGCCTCACTAAGCGTCTCCCCTGGCGTGGTGGCAGCAGGGTTCGCACAGCCCATAGAGTTTGAGAAGATCAAGGACCTGAGGCGCGATCGCGCTGCTCTCTGATAAGTAGCGCTGAGTTTCGTTTCAAGGTACTATGGATCTTCTGATGAACTTTAATAGATTCTCACCAGAATCTCCTACAATAGATTCCGAAGAAATGTGGATGTGACACGCATTTCTTGGTGTGCGCATCGACAGGGAGACACAACGTTCACGGAGATAGCAACCAGGACTCGATTAGCATGGTCAATCAGGATACAACGGCTACAGATATTGGCTTTACCCACGAAGATTTTGCAGCCCTACTCGACAAATACGACTATCACTTCAGCCCCGGCGATATTGTGGCTGGTACCGTCTTTAGTCTGGAGCCGAGAGGTGCTCTGATTGACATCGGTGCAAAGACGGCGGCTTACATCCCCATTCAGGAGATGTCAATCAACCGCGTTGATGCACCAGACGAAGTGCTTCAGTCCAACGAAACGCGTGAGTTTTTCATCCTCACCGATGAGAACGAAGATGGTCAGCTGACCCTCTCCATTCGTCGCATCGAGTACATGCGTGCTTGGGAGCGGGTTCGTCAGCTGCAGCAAGAAGACGCAACCGTGCGCTCCAGCGTGTTCGCAACCAACCGTGGTGGTGCACTGGTGCGAATTGAAGGCCTGCGAGGATTTATTCCTGGCTCTCACATCAGCACCCGCAAGCCCAAGGAAGAGTTGGTGGGCGAAGAGCTTCCCCTCAAGTTCCTGGAAGTGGACGAAGATCGCAACCGTCTTGTGCTGAGCCATCGTCGTGCGCTGGTTGAGCGCAAGATGAACCGCCTGGAAGTGGGCGAAGTGGTGATCGGTACGGTCCGTGGCATCAAGCCTTACGGTGCGTTCATCGACATCGGCGGCGTGAGCGGTCTGCTGCACATTTCTGAAATCTCTCATGATCACATCGACACGCCTCACAGCGTCTTCAATGTGAATGACGAGGTGAAGGTCATGATCATTGACCTGGATGCTGAGCGTGGACGGATTTCGCTGTCGACCAAGCAGCTTGAGCCCGAGCCGGGCGACATGGTGAAGAATCCCCAGCTGGTGTACGAAAAAGCTGAGGAAATGGCGGCGAAGTACCGTGAGCAAATGCTGGCCAGCCAGTCTGGTGGTGATGCAGGCGCGGCTGCTTCTGAAGAGGAAGTGGGCGAAGAAGCTTTGTCTGCTGACAGCTAGACAGGGTTAAGATTGCTCGATTTAGCATCGAGCTTAAATTCTAAGTTTGAAAAAAGAGGGCTTGACCCTCTTTTTTCGTTGTGACTATTCAAAATTTTGGGGGCTGGTTTGGTTTCGCTTCAGTGTGGTGGGCGGCGATTTGAGAGTGTGCAGGCGGTGCTGTTTGATAAAGACGGTACGCTGGCTCGAGTAGAGGGATATTTGAGCCGAGTGGGTCAGCTGCGATCGCACCTGATTGAGCAAGAAGTGCCGGGAGTGGGCGCTGCCCTGAGGCGAGCCTGGGGAATGACGGGCGATCGCGTTCATCCGGCTGGCTTGCTGGCGGTGGGGACGCGACAGGAAAATGCGATCGCGGCGGCAGCTTACATTGCTGAAACCGGTATCCCCTGGATCGAAGCGGTAACCATTGCCCAGACAGCCTTTGTGCAAGCAGACTCCAGGGCAGGCAATAAAGCAGATCAGACACCACTGATACCAGGCCTGGATGCTTTGTTGAGTCAGCTGGCTCAAACTGGGCTCAAGCTCGGCATCGTTTCCTCCGATTCCCAGGCCAATATTGAGGCTTTTGTCGACGCCTATGGACTGCGATCGCACATTAGCGTCATCGTTGGCGCCGAGATCAGGCCCAACAAGCCCCACCCCGCCGGCTTCCTGCACGCCTGCGCAGTTTTGGGAGTATTGCCACAGCAAACACTCATGGTCGGAGACTCCGATGCCGACATGACGATGGCCCAATCCGCCGGTTCTTTGGGGGCTCTGGGTGTCCAGTGGGGCTGGGAGCAGCCCGTGACCCTGAACCATGCCCAGGAAATCTTGGTCGGCCCCAAAGAATTCAAAGTGTTGCAGCTTGCTTAACCCTTGACCCTAGGGCTTGAAGAGTCTCCCTGCGCCTGAGAGGCAAAGGGCTGTGTTGCTTTTTCCGGCTCTCCAAGTTAACAACTGAGCCAAAAACGCTCGCCCTTTTCTCTGTCGTGCATAGGTAACGTTCCTGATTTTCGCTGCAATATTTGTAGAACTTTAGAATGATATAATCTCTGGACTTGTAACCTGTGCGCTTTGAGGCCTCTTTGACCTATAAGCCATCAGAACTCAAACGGTTTGTTTAGCCAAAGAGAGGGTCTATCCTTGTCTCGTCGCTACCTATTTACCTCGGAATCTGTAACGGAAGGTCACCCCGACAAGATTTGTGACCAGATTTCAGACGCTATTTTAGATGCTCACCTGTCCGCAGATCCCCATAGCCGTGTAGCGGCAGAAGTGGTCGTCAATACAGGACTGGTTTTGATCACGGGCGAGATTACGTCTCAAGCTCAGATCAACTATATTGATCTGGCCCGCAAAAAAATCGCTGAGATCGGCTACACCGGAACTGATAGCGCTGAAGTGAGCGGCTTTGCTGCCAATAGCTGCTCTGTGCTAATTGCTCTGGATAGACAGTCTGCTGACATTGCCCAGGGCGTGGACTCTGCTCACGAGCAGCGCGAGCAGATGAGC
This genomic stretch from Geitlerinema sp. PCC 7407 harbors:
- the nrdR gene encoding transcriptional regulator NrdR; its protein translation is MRCPFCQHTDSRVLESRSAEAGQSVRRRRECLQCNRRFTTYERIEFVPITVLKRDGQRESFDRSKLVHGITRACEKTGVLAEQIETLVDEIEAELQQQVVREVSSNEIGELVLRSLQSLSEVAYVRFASVYRQFRGIRDFIDTLDHLQEHKGHVDHSREDAVSEESDRPISSSLPH
- a CDS encoding photosystem II reaction center protein T — protein: MEAVAYILILTLAIGVLFFAIAFREPPRIGKS
- the psbB gene encoding photosystem II chlorophyll-binding protein CP47, producing MGLPWYRVHTVVLNDPGRLIAVHLMHTALVAGWAGSMALYELAIFDPSDPVLSPMWRQGMFVMPFMARLGVTQSWGGWSITGETAVNPGFWSFEGVAAAHIILSGLLFLAACWHWVYWDLELFRDPRTGEPALDLPKMFGIHLFLSGLLCFGFGAFHLSGLFGPGMWVSDPYGLTGSIQPVAPEWGPAGFNPFNPGGIVAHHIAAGVVGIIAGLFHLSVRPPERLYRALRMGNIETVLSSSIAAVFFAAFVVAGTMWYGSAATPIELFGPTRYQWDNNYFQQEIDRRVQAEIADGKSLDDAWAAIPEKLAFYDYVGNNPAKGGLFRTGPMIKGDGVAVAWQGHPVFKDGEGRELTVRRLPNFFETFPVLLTDSEGIVRADIPFRRAESKYSFEQTGVTVAFYGGELDGQSFSDPATVKKYARKAQLGEIFEFDREVAESDGVFRTSPRGWFTYGHAVFALLFFFGHIWHGSRTLFRDVFAGVDPELSEEQVEWGFYAKVGDKSTRKAKEAA
- a CDS encoding HAD family hydrolase, producing the protein MVSLQCGGRRFESVQAVLFDKDGTLARVEGYLSRVGQLRSHLIEQEVPGVGAALRRAWGMTGDRVHPAGLLAVGTRQENAIAAAAYIAETGIPWIEAVTIAQTAFVQADSRAGNKADQTPLIPGLDALLSQLAQTGLKLGIVSSDSQANIEAFVDAYGLRSHISVIVGAEIRPNKPHPAGFLHACAVLGVLPQQTLMVGDSDADMTMAQSAGSLGALGVQWGWEQPVTLNHAQEILVGPKEFKVLQLA
- a CDS encoding 30S ribosomal protein S1, with protein sequence MVNQDTTATDIGFTHEDFAALLDKYDYHFSPGDIVAGTVFSLEPRGALIDIGAKTAAYIPIQEMSINRVDAPDEVLQSNETREFFILTDENEDGQLTLSIRRIEYMRAWERVRQLQQEDATVRSSVFATNRGGALVRIEGLRGFIPGSHISTRKPKEELVGEELPLKFLEVDEDRNRLVLSHRRALVERKMNRLEVGEVVIGTVRGIKPYGAFIDIGGVSGLLHISEISHDHIDTPHSVFNVNDEVKVMIIDLDAERGRISLSTKQLEPEPGDMVKNPQLVYEKAEEMAAKYREQMLASQSGGDAGAAASEEEVGEEALSADS